Below is a genomic region from Thermococcus sp..
CAACGACTTCCCTCTCGGTGACCTCGTAGAGCGGTTTGACCTTCTTCACGAGCTTGCCGTTGAACTGGCTCGGCGTTACGGGCCCCTGTTTCGCTAAATACTGCGTGTTCCAGTGCATCATGTTGCTGAAGATGAAGCTCGCCTCGTCGTCGAGGTTGTGGCCCGTCGCTACAACCTCGAAGCCGTTGTCGTAGGCGAACTTGTTGAATATGTAGCGCTTTGTCAGGCCACAGTAGGAGCATGTAGGTCTCCTCGTCCTCACCTCGCCTATGCCCTTGCCGAGCAGTTCCTTGACGCGGACGATGTGGAGCGGTGCTCCTATCTTCTCGCACTGCCTCTTTGCGTATTCCTCACTTTTTCTGGAGTACTCGCCAATGCCGAGGTTTATGTGGAGGCACTCGATGTTGTAGCCGAGCTTTTTGAGGATGTAAGCGGTAACGGCCGAGTCCTTTCCGCCAGAGACGACAACCAGAACCCTCTCCTCGGGTTTGAGCATCTTGTATCGTTCTATTGTCCGCTTTACCTTTCTCTCAAAGTATTCTTTGAAGTGCTCCTCGCAGAGATACATTTTTGGGTAGTGGAGCTTGATGAAGGCAGGTTTATCACAGAACTTACATTTCACGGGCATTTTCTCTCCACCGGAAATAGAGGAGAAGGGGGGCTTTTAACGTTAACCTTCCGACGACCTAACCTCGTCTCTTCCTAACAAAAAACACGGTGCCCACCACAATAATCACCACCAGTCCGGGCCCGCAGATGCTCTTTTTGCTGGAAGTTTGGGGTGAGGGGGATGTTTTGTTCATTCTTTCAACGGTGTTCACGTGAGAACATGTGAGGTTTCTCTGTGCAGACGTTTGAGTCTTGGTTTCGTTCAAAGTGGTATTCTCCCGAGGGGCAGTTGACTTGCAGACCGTTACATTTACGATTTTAACACTCTTGGGAAACCAGAAGCCCTCTATTAATCCTTTGGAGTTGTTGGTCGTATTGATGTAGACTATGGTAACCTTCCTCGTGTTATTGTCTTTTTTAAGAGCGAAGTAGACAGGGAAAACGCTCGAGTTCACCAGTGTTACCGGACCAGGGGACCACCTGCTCACATTTCTATTCAGAGCAATCCAGATGTCGCTAATGTTCGTGTGGCCCCACTCACCGGGACCCAGCGACTGCAACTCAATCTTCCATCCGTATATGGAGTCGCTGACGTTCCCCTTTGGAAGCCAGAGCCAACTAACGTTAGCAGGCTCAATACAGAAATGTCCGGTGTCAAGCCGGTAAAACCTATCAATTTCATCACTGGAATACTTAACCTCAATGTACCAGCTCCCATTTAGAAAGCTCGCCCCTTTATATTCCACGTAGGGTGTTCCCAGCACGGGCGTGAAATTCAGGAGGTAGAGGTGGGAGCCGTTGAAGTAAAGAAGGTATTCATGACCGTAAAAGACGGCCGGCCAGCAGTTGGTCATTCCACAGTCAATTCCCCACTGAAGGATCGAGAGGTGAATTAATGCTCCAGTTCCGTTTGAGAGAACGGAATACTGAACTTCATAAAGGCCGCCGGGAGCTTTAACATAAGGATACGCAGAGACTGAAGAGGAAAGAAAAAGAAGGAGGAAGATGGGGATTACCAGTCTGGACATTTTGATCTCACCTTATCAACGACTCTTAGGTCTGTGCCGAAGTAGTAGGCCCTCGTTGAGAATGCACTCGGGTTTACCTCTGTAATTGCTCTGTAATAATCGCATGCGCGGTTAATGCACTCTTCTTCTGTTTCTGGGGTCGGGCTCTCATCGCATCCGACTTTTTCTTTGAAATGATCGTCTTCCCAGGTTCCTTGAGTGCTTTTGCAGTATGCACAGTTACTTTTTTCACCAATTATACTGTTATCGGCCTCCATTTCGATTGAGAGGCCTTTGCTGGCCATCCATCCTACACGACGCACAAGTTCTTGGAATGTGTAATCACTGCCATCACTCAGTTTAGTGGTCTGGTAATAGTGGGGCTGAACAAACACGTGATTAAAATACTTTGCAAGAGTGGGAATAGCACAAAAAGTCTTTACCTGCTCCATAGTCCTGTCTCCAATGGTGGGAATCCAAACCAATTCTAACCCATTGCTGTGAATGTAGTTGCTCATGTACTGGATGAACTCCTTCGTAACGTGGGCTCCATCGTAGGAGGTAGTCTGAAGGCAACTCTCATAACTCCAGTAAAATCCAGTGAGGTCACTGTTGTCAACGCTTAGAACACCGTCAATCCAGCCCTTGTAGTATGAGTTCACGCCAGAGTACTCAAACGGTATCTGCACTTGATCCCGTGGAAATCCTTCGGGGCGGCTAAAGGGTATTGTTATATACAATGGCATCCCGTATATGTGGTTTGGATACCCATCTTGCAAATTCCCTTCCATCGTTGTATCCCGAATTATAGAATGGTCCGCTGTACTTAATCCCCCTCCCTTCTCCGCTGAGAACGACAACCCTATCAAAGCCCCTCTCCTTAAAGTCGTCAACGGTGGCTTTTCTACTCCCCACAGTCATCCTTGACTCGTAGTCAGAACCATTCCACCGAACCCACCACAAACCAAACTTAGACATAAGAAATCACCAATCACCAATAGTTAATCGGAGTATAAAAACCTTTTGGTTAAACAAACATGCTTAAAACAAACAAAAAGTTTCAAGACAAGCGAATTCAAGGGAGAGTAATTGATTACAACGCCCTTTCTATGAATTCAGGTTCACGCTTCCATCCCCTCAATTTTCTCCTTCCAGTTCCCCGGCTTCCTGAAGTCCTTCTCCGTGTAGAGGCCCTCCTTCTTGAGTATCCCCCTCGCCGCGAGAAGGCCTGTGGCGGCGGCGTTGACTATGTCCCTGCTCAGCCCGGCACCGTCTCCAGCGGCGAAAATCCCCTCAATGCTCGTTTCAAGGTTCTCGTTTACTTCCACCTTCATCGCGTAGTACTTTATCTCCGGTGCGTAGAGTAGAGTGTGGTCGCTCGCGACTCCGGGGAGAACGCGGTCGAGCTTTTCAAGGCCCTCTATGATGTTGGTAACAACGCGGTGTGGCAGGGCCATGGCAATGTCTCCGGGAGTTACGTTCTTCAGCGTCGGCTCGACGTCGCTCCTCCTTATCCTCGCCCACGTGCTCCGCCTTCCCCTCCTCAAATCTCCGAGGCGCTGGATTAGTGGCTTGCCCCCGCCTATGGTCGTTGCCAGCTGGGCTATGCTCTTCCCGTAGGCCGTTGTGTCTTCCACCGGCTCGGTCAGCTCAATCCTGCTCAGGAATGCGAAGTTGGTGTTGTTGCTCTTCTTCTCGTGCATCGAGTGGCCGTTCACTCCAACGTAGCCGTCGTAGCGCTCCTCAACGACGAAACCGTTCGGGTTTGTGCAGAAAGTCCTGACGAAGTCGTCGTAGGTGTCGGTATAGATGTGGAACTTGGGGTCGTGGTTTATGCTCGTTATTGGCTCCATCACTATTGCCGGGACCTCGACGCGGACGCCAACGTCAATCGGCCCGTGCCTCGCCTTTAGACCTATTTTTTGAGCCACCTCGTGGAACCAGTCGGCACCGCCCCTTCCCGGAGCCACTATTATGTACCTCGCCTTAATCTCGAAGACGTCCTTTCCGCGCCTGACTTTGACCCATCCCTGGCCGAACTCAAGGGCTTTTGTCCAAAGGAGGAACTTCACGCCTTTGCTTTCCAGGTGCCTCTTTATGTCGTCTATAACCTCGGGCGTTCTGTCCGAGCCGATGTGGCGCTGGATTATCGGAATGAACTTCACTCCAGCTTGGGCCGCCCTCTGCTCCCAGTAGCGAACCTGCTCCTGCTTTCCCTTGAAGAGGTTCCTCGGGGCCTTGTGCCTCAGGAAAATCTGGTCTACCTCCCAGACGAGTTGCCAGGCGTAGTTCTCGTCGTTGGTGAGCTCGCTTAAATCACCGCCTATGTCCGGGCGGAGGTTTATCGTTCCGTCGCTCAGTCCACCGGCACCGCCGACGCCACTCATTATGTGGCAGGGCTTGCACTCTATGCAG
It encodes:
- a CDS encoding TIGR00269 family protein codes for the protein MPVKCKFCDKPAFIKLHYPKMYLCEEHFKEYFERKVKRTIERYKMLKPEERVLVVVSGGKDSAVTAYILKKLGYNIECLHINLGIGEYSRKSEEYAKRQCEKIGAPLHIVRVKELLGKGIGEVRTRRPTCSYCGLTKRYIFNKFAYDNGFEVVATGHNLDDEASFIFSNMMHWNTQYLAKQGPVTPSQFNGKLVKKVKPLYEVTEREVVAYALASGIDYMMEECPHAVGATTIEYKEILNEMEEKRPGTKINFVKGFLRKKHLFEAELQEVKLRECKVCGMPSSGEVCSFCRFWRLEKPIDFRIG
- a CDS encoding DUF4855 domain-containing protein, which gives rise to MNSYYKGWIDGVLSVDNSDLTGFYWSYESCLQTTSYDGAHVTKEFIQYMSNYIHSNGLELVWIPTIGDRTMEQVKTFCAIPTLAKYFNHVFVQPHYYQTTKLSDGSDYTFQELVRRVGWMASKGLSIEMEADNSIIGEKSNCAYCKSTQGTWEDDHFKEKVGCDESPTPETEEECINRACDYYRAITEVNPSAFSTRAYYFGTDLRVVDKVRSKCPDW
- a CDS encoding NAD(P)/FAD-dependent oxidoreductase, with the translated sequence MVSGEGSGRFYDVVIIGAGPAGLFAAYELAEKSNLSVLVIDEGGDVKQRVCPMFELGYCIECKPCHIMSGVGGAGGLSDGTINLRPDIGGDLSELTNDENYAWQLVWEVDQIFLRHKAPRNLFKGKQEQVRYWEQRAAQAGVKFIPIIQRHIGSDRTPEVIDDIKRHLESKGVKFLLWTKALEFGQGWVKVRRGKDVFEIKARYIIVAPGRGGADWFHEVAQKIGLKARHGPIDVGVRVEVPAIVMEPITSINHDPKFHIYTDTYDDFVRTFCTNPNGFVVEERYDGYVGVNGHSMHEKKSNNTNFAFLSRIELTEPVEDTTAYGKSIAQLATTIGGGKPLIQRLGDLRRGRRSTWARIRRSDVEPTLKNVTPGDIAMALPHRVVTNIIEGLEKLDRVLPGVASDHTLLYAPEIKYYAMKVEVNENLETSIEGIFAAGDGAGLSRDIVNAAATGLLAARGILKKEGLYTEKDFRKPGNWKEKIEGMEA